A genomic stretch from Croceibacterium aestuarii includes:
- a CDS encoding nuclear transport factor 2 family protein produces the protein MDRAAYEDYVAAFNGRDYERLGSYYADDVEFILNPQAGLVFHGRQAILDLYIPFHQAVEERVDIVKFAAGTDFIAAEVNATFKPRPGKDQSVIDLPHGKVLKVTTFAIYDLDEHDRFSRIRACSYSRRYEDAE, from the coding sequence ATGGACCGGGCAGCCTACGAAGACTACGTCGCCGCTTTCAACGGACGCGATTACGAGCGGCTCGGCTCGTACTACGCCGACGATGTCGAGTTCATCCTCAACCCGCAAGCGGGTCTCGTCTTCCACGGGCGGCAGGCGATCCTCGACCTGTATATTCCCTTTCACCAGGCCGTCGAGGAACGGGTCGATATCGTCAAATTCGCCGCCGGCACCGACTTCATCGCCGCCGAGGTCAATGCCACTTTCAAGCCGAGACCGGGCAAGGACCAATCGGTTATCGATCTGCCGCATGGCAAGGTGCTCAAAGTCACGACCTTCGCGATCTACGACCTCGACGAGCACGACCGCTTCAGCCGCATCCGCGCCTGCAGCTACTCGCGGCGCTACGAGGATGCCGAATAG
- a CDS encoding nuclear transport factor 2 family protein, with the protein MDSFAASIETFEHQWMRAWIQRDRKAMKALASRDFIFLLGGKRAAILDRPSWLDAVDRFRCESYRLGEVYVRRHGATAVFACQMTIEAKFGRRDWSGEVWVTDLWQRSRVRRKWKLVERVVSRPDTDEDAPADIRELQLWR; encoded by the coding sequence ATGGACAGCTTTGCCGCCAGTATCGAGACCTTCGAGCACCAGTGGATGCGCGCCTGGATCCAGCGCGATCGCAAGGCGATGAAGGCGCTCGCCTCGCGCGATTTCATCTTCCTGCTCGGCGGCAAGCGGGCCGCGATCCTCGACCGCCCGAGCTGGCTCGACGCAGTCGACCGGTTCCGCTGCGAATCCTATCGGCTCGGGGAGGTCTACGTCCGTCGCCACGGCGCGACGGCGGTATTCGCCTGCCAGATGACGATCGAGGCCAAGTTCGGCCGACGTGACTGGTCGGGCGAGGTCTGGGTGACCGATCTGTGGCAACGCTCGCGCGTCAGGCGCAAATGGAAGCTGGTCGAGCGCGTGGTCTCCCGTCCGGACACCGACGAGGACGCGCCGGCGGACATTCGCGAACTGCAGCTCTGGCGGTAG
- a CDS encoding GDSL-type esterase/lipase family protein yields the protein MWRLMICISSLLATALAASEPPTIASVDPAVAAQSIPLAVHVGGRVAVVPLPPPAPRGAHGYRHQWPAIYWEGEFVGDQLLLGFDDDKNEYRLSVDGGVPVALPQPGRTMLEITGLGPGKHSVRLDKVTESATLVRSFDGFFVPRGGKVLPAPPPRARQIEFIGDSGMTGYGIRSATRTCSAEEVRLRTDSGAAWPVLVAHALDADYEVDAMSGRGLVRNYDGVEPERTMAVLYERTLPDEKSLWQDPAWQPQVVVVMLFADFLIDLKPGEAWPDQAALVTAYTGAYRELVASLHERAPEAALVLPWIDFDKYPDETARLFSTDVKTAIRDAAAGAGVRRVDFPVLPDFPAENSACDYHWSHADHRQMANWMTEWLLARPELWRGR from the coding sequence ATGTGGCGGTTGATGATCTGTATATCGTCGCTGCTGGCGACCGCGCTCGCGGCTTCTGAACCTCCGACCATCGCCTCGGTCGATCCCGCGGTCGCTGCGCAGAGCATCCCGCTTGCCGTACATGTGGGGGGGCGCGTCGCGGTCGTTCCGCTACCGCCGCCCGCTCCCAGGGGCGCGCACGGCTATCGTCACCAATGGCCGGCGATTTATTGGGAGGGCGAATTCGTCGGGGATCAGCTGCTGCTCGGCTTCGACGACGACAAGAACGAATATCGACTTTCTGTGGATGGCGGCGTGCCCGTGGCCCTGCCGCAACCCGGCCGGACGATGCTGGAAATCACAGGGTTGGGACCGGGCAAGCACAGCGTGCGGCTCGACAAAGTCACGGAAAGCGCCACTCTGGTGAGGTCTTTTGACGGATTTTTCGTACCTCGGGGCGGAAAGGTGCTGCCTGCGCCGCCGCCGCGCGCCCGTCAGATCGAATTCATCGGCGATTCGGGCATGACAGGTTACGGCATTCGCTCCGCGACCCGCACGTGCAGCGCGGAAGAGGTCCGGCTGCGGACCGACAGCGGCGCGGCTTGGCCTGTGCTGGTCGCCCATGCGCTGGATGCCGATTATGAGGTCGATGCGATGTCCGGTCGGGGACTCGTGCGCAACTACGACGGGGTCGAACCGGAGCGGACGATGGCAGTGCTCTATGAGCGCACGCTGCCCGACGAAAAGTCGTTATGGCAAGACCCGGCGTGGCAGCCCCAAGTCGTGGTGGTGATGCTGTTCGCCGATTTCCTTATAGACCTGAAGCCGGGTGAGGCGTGGCCGGACCAAGCTGCGCTCGTCACTGCCTACACGGGCGCCTATCGGGAGCTGGTGGCATCGCTTCACGAGCGTGCGCCCGAAGCTGCCCTGGTCCTGCCTTGGATCGACTTCGACAAATATCCGGATGAGACCGCCCGGCTATTCAGTACCGACGTCAAAACAGCGATCCGCGATGCCGCAGCCGGCGCGGGCGTGCGGCGCGTCGACTTTCCCGTTTTGCCCGATTTTCCTGCCGAAAACAGTGCGTGCGATTATCACTGGAGCCACGCCGATCACCGTCAAATGGCTAACTGGATGACCGAATGGCTTCTAGCGCGACCCGAGCTTTGGCGCGGTCGTTGA
- a CDS encoding NAD(P)H-dependent flavin oxidoreductase produces MAFKGLQPISYGGREVWPLIEGGKGVSATNHMSSGAWAAAGGIGTVSAVNADSYDAEGKIVPQVYDALTRKERHEQLVRYAIDGATEQVRRAYEVASGKGAININVLWEMGGAQQVLEGVLEKTRGLVTGVTCGAGMPYKLAEIAARFNVNYLPIISSARAFRALWKRSYHKVADLMAAVVYEDPWLAGGHNGLSNAEDPEKPEDPYPRVKALRETMRSEGIPESVPIIMAGGVWYLREWDNWIDNPELGQIAFQYGTRPLLTEESPIPDGWKEALRHLEEGDILLHRFSPTGFYSSAVRNPFLRNLEARSHRQIPYSKVEAGVHTVQLDVGVKGKNFWVAPTDLARARAWVAEGHTEALKTPDDTVVFVSPEERATIREDQAACMGCLSHCGFSSWKDHDDYTTGRLADPRSFCIQKTLQDIAHGAPVEENLMFAGHSAFRFKQDPFYSNNFTPTVKQLVDRILTGD; encoded by the coding sequence ATGGCATTCAAGGGTCTGCAACCGATCTCCTACGGCGGCCGCGAGGTCTGGCCGTTGATCGAGGGCGGGAAGGGCGTTTCGGCGACCAACCATATGAGCTCGGGCGCGTGGGCGGCCGCGGGCGGCATCGGCACCGTCAGCGCGGTCAACGCCGACAGCTACGATGCCGAGGGCAAGATCGTCCCGCAGGTTTACGACGCGCTGACCCGCAAGGAGCGGCACGAGCAACTCGTCCGCTACGCCATCGACGGCGCGACCGAACAGGTTCGCCGGGCCTACGAGGTCGCAAGCGGCAAGGGCGCGATCAACATCAACGTGCTGTGGGAAATGGGCGGCGCGCAGCAAGTCCTCGAAGGCGTTCTGGAAAAGACCCGGGGCCTCGTCACCGGCGTGACCTGCGGGGCAGGCATGCCCTACAAGCTGGCCGAGATCGCCGCGCGTTTCAACGTCAACTACCTGCCGATCATCAGCTCGGCCCGCGCTTTCCGCGCTTTGTGGAAGCGCAGCTATCACAAGGTCGCCGATCTGATGGCGGCGGTTGTCTACGAAGACCCTTGGCTGGCCGGCGGCCACAACGGCCTATCGAACGCCGAAGACCCCGAAAAGCCCGAGGATCCCTACCCGCGCGTCAAGGCCCTGCGCGAGACGATGCGCAGCGAAGGTATCCCGGAGAGCGTTCCGATCATCATGGCCGGCGGCGTGTGGTACCTGCGGGAATGGGACAACTGGATCGACAACCCCGAGCTCGGGCAAATCGCCTTCCAGTACGGTACGCGCCCGCTGCTGACCGAAGAAAGCCCGATCCCGGACGGCTGGAAGGAAGCGCTCCGCCACCTCGAGGAAGGCGACATCCTGCTGCACCGATTCAGCCCGACAGGGTTCTACAGCTCGGCGGTGCGCAACCCGTTCCTCCGCAACCTCGAGGCGCGCAGCCACCGGCAAATTCCTTATTCGAAGGTCGAGGCCGGAGTGCACACCGTGCAGCTCGACGTCGGGGTGAAGGGAAAGAACTTCTGGGTTGCGCCAACCGATCTGGCGCGGGCCCGCGCGTGGGTGGCCGAAGGCCATACCGAAGCGCTGAAAACGCCTGACGACACCGTCGTCTTCGTCAGCCCCGAGGAACGCGCGACGATCCGCGAGGACCAGGCGGCATGCATGGGCTGCCTCTCGCACTGCGGCTTCTCGTCGTGGAAGGATCACGACGACTACACCACCGGCCGCCTGGCCGATCCGCGCAGCTTCTGCATCCAGAAGACCCTGCAGGACATCGCCCATGGCGCTCCGGTCGAGGAAAATCTCATGTTCGCCGGACACTCGGCGTTCCGTTTCAAGCAGGACCCGTTCTATTCGAACAACTTCACCCCGACGGTGAAGCAACTGGTCGACCGCATCCTCACGGGGGACTGA
- a CDS encoding class I SAM-dependent methyltransferase yields MFRRTILFGLAAAFLALPACQQADDTTRPPTARDFPRAYRPVSAVSGNAFSNEQSRDDRREAQTVMDLAQIRRGMTVADIGAGEGYYTVRLAERVGKSGRVLAEDIDGDALARLGNRVEAERLDNVSIKRGTEDDPRLPRGSFDRIFMVHMYHEVSEPYAFLWRLRPALRDGGQVIVVDVDRPTDRHGIPPKLLFCEFERVGFRLAEFVRKPEIAGYFARFEAVGERPDPRDIEPCSQPGGASADGIES; encoded by the coding sequence ATGTTTCGCCGCACTATCCTTTTCGGCCTTGCCGCTGCCTTTCTCGCGCTGCCAGCCTGCCAGCAGGCGGACGACACCACGCGCCCCCCGACGGCACGCGACTTCCCGCGGGCCTATCGCCCGGTTTCGGCCGTCAGCGGCAACGCCTTCTCGAACGAACAATCGCGCGACGACCGGCGCGAGGCGCAGACGGTGATGGACCTGGCCCAGATCCGCCGCGGCATGACCGTGGCCGATATCGGCGCAGGCGAGGGATACTATACGGTCCGCCTGGCCGAACGGGTCGGCAAGTCCGGGCGGGTCCTGGCCGAGGACATCGATGGCGATGCGCTGGCGCGGCTGGGCAACCGGGTCGAAGCCGAGCGGCTCGACAACGTTTCGATCAAACGGGGTACCGAAGACGACCCGCGACTGCCGCGGGGAAGCTTCGATCGCATTTTCATGGTACACATGTATCACGAGGTCAGCGAACCCTATGCGTTCCTGTGGCGGCTTCGCCCGGCACTTCGCGACGGGGGACAAGTGATCGTGGTCGACGTCGACCGGCCGACCGACCGCCACGGCATTCCGCCGAAGTTGCTCTTCTGCGAATTCGAGCGGGTGGGCTTCCGCCTCGCCGAATTTGTTCGTAAGCCGGAAATCGCGGGCTATTTCGCCCGGTTCGAAGCGGTCGGCGAAAGGCCCGATCCGCGAGATATCGAGCCCTGCAGTCAGCCCGGCGGCGCATCTGCCGACGGGATCGAGAGCTAG
- the prfB gene encoding peptide chain release factor 2, with translation MRAEGQAHIDRIEAALALVRKSLDWERAVRRLDELNARVEDPTLWDDPKQAEEVMRERRRLESAIGTVKEISAEMADAIEFVELGEAEGDDAVVADGLASLAGLAIRADADKVQALLGGEVDGNDTYLEIHAGAGGTESQDWAEMLLRMYARWAERRGFKVETVEYQAGEQAGIKSATLLIKGENAYGYAKTESGVHRLVRISPYDSSARRHTSFSSVWVYPVIDDDIDIEVNPADLRIDTYRASGAGGQHINTTDSAVRITHIPTGIVVASQHDRSQHKNRATAMNMLKARLYEREMAEREAVAAGEYQEKTDIGWGHQIRSYVLQPYQMVKDLRTGVTSPTPDDVLDGKLDDFIAAALAQRVTGETVEVEDVE, from the coding sequence ATGCGTGCCGAAGGGCAGGCCCATATCGACCGGATCGAGGCAGCGCTGGCGCTGGTGCGCAAGTCGCTCGACTGGGAACGCGCGGTGCGCCGCCTCGACGAGCTCAATGCCCGGGTCGAGGACCCGACCCTGTGGGACGATCCCAAGCAGGCCGAGGAAGTCATGCGCGAGCGTCGCCGGCTCGAGAGCGCTATCGGAACGGTCAAGGAGATTTCCGCAGAAATGGCCGACGCGATCGAGTTCGTCGAATTGGGCGAGGCCGAGGGCGACGACGCGGTGGTCGCCGACGGCTTGGCCTCGCTCGCCGGCCTTGCGATCCGCGCCGATGCCGACAAGGTCCAGGCTTTGCTCGGCGGTGAAGTCGACGGCAACGACACGTACCTCGAAATCCACGCCGGCGCGGGGGGCACCGAGAGCCAGGACTGGGCCGAGATGCTGCTGCGGATGTATGCCCGCTGGGCCGAGCGCCGCGGCTTCAAGGTCGAGACGGTCGAATACCAGGCAGGCGAACAGGCCGGGATCAAGAGCGCCACGCTGCTGATCAAGGGTGAGAACGCCTACGGCTACGCGAAGACCGAGAGCGGGGTCCACCGGCTGGTGCGCATCAGTCCGTACGATTCGAGCGCTCGGCGCCACACCAGCTTCAGTTCGGTGTGGGTCTATCCCGTGATCGACGACGACATCGATATCGAGGTCAATCCGGCGGATCTCAGGATCGACACCTACCGCGCCAGCGGCGCGGGCGGGCAGCACATCAACACCACCGATTCGGCCGTGCGCATCACCCACATCCCGACCGGCATCGTCGTCGCCAGCCAGCACGACCGCAGCCAGCACAAGAACCGCGCCACGGCGATGAACATGCTCAAGGCGCGGCTCTACGAACGCGAGATGGCCGAGCGCGAGGCGGTGGCCGCGGGCGAGTATCAGGAAAAGACCGATATTGGCTGGGGCCACCAGATCCGCAGTTACGTCCTGCAACCCTACCAGATGGTCAAGGACCTCAGGACCGGTGTGACCTCGCCGACGCCCGACGACGTGCTCGATGGAAAGCTCGACGATTTCATCGCCGCCGCGTTGGCGCAGCGGGTGACCGGCGAGACGGTCGAAGTCGAGGACGTCGAGTAG
- a CDS encoding peroxiredoxin yields MKKLVPALAAIALVASPAHAALKEGAKAPEIVAKGAMAGKPITFDLDKALKKGPVVLYFFPAAFTPGCNIEAAAFAEAIPDFEKAGATVVGMTAGNTDQLAEFSGKHCAGKFPVAATTPAMVKAYDVALPNNANGWTNRTTFVIAPSGKVVLTFSDLKPNDHITKSLAAVRALKKG; encoded by the coding sequence ATGAAGAAGCTTGTCCCCGCACTCGCCGCGATCGCGCTCGTCGCCTCGCCCGCCCACGCCGCGCTGAAGGAAGGCGCCAAGGCACCCGAAATCGTCGCGAAGGGTGCCATGGCGGGCAAGCCGATCACGTTCGACCTCGACAAGGCGCTCAAGAAGGGGCCGGTCGTGCTCTACTTCTTTCCCGCCGCGTTCACCCCCGGCTGCAACATCGAGGCCGCGGCCTTCGCCGAGGCGATCCCGGATTTCGAAAAGGCGGGGGCGACGGTGGTCGGCATGACCGCGGGCAACACCGACCAGTTGGCCGAGTTCTCGGGCAAGCATTGCGCCGGCAAGTTCCCGGTCGCGGCGACGACGCCGGCGATGGTCAAGGCCTACGACGTGGCGCTGCCCAACAACGCCAACGGCTGGACCAACCGCACCACTTTCGTGATCGCGCCCAGCGGCAAGGTCGTCCTGACCTTTTCAGACCTCAAGCCGAACGATCACATCACCAAGAGTCTGGCTGCGGTTCGCGCGCTCAAGAAGGGCTGA
- a CDS encoding penicillin-binding protein 1A produces MADTDQSTGEYLRYRIRRDAGGLVTWFRQQWRGKWWFKWVSGALGAFLVVWIVGWTVLASGLPDAGKLVDYEPPLPSVVRGDDGEIVHSYARERRVQLEFQDFPAQLINAYTSAEDKTFWTHGGIDFGGFVGAVIDYVSKIGSGERAVGGSTITQQVAKNILVGDEYSITRKLKEMILARRIEGVLSKQEIITLYLNEIPLGRRSFGVQAASRAYFDKDVDQLTLPEMAFLAILPKAPERYGRSKYRDLAIERRNYVLDEMVDNGHITQAQAEAAKAAPLGLATQRSDPRSVDAGYFLEEVRRELIDKYGEQADDGPHSVYAGGLWIRTSLDPEMQNAARDALRDGLLRYSAGKGWHGPVAKIDPEKGDLKKQLASSYLGINYKNWRIGVVTERSGNAARIGFASGEEAPLTGLPDALKVGDVIAAAPNGSSWAVRTVPEVSGGFVAMDPHTGRVVAMQGGFDSRLSDFNRATQALRQPGSTIKPFVYATGLDQGMTPATMVPDQTYCYYQGANLGEKCFRNFGGGGGGEHTMRWGLEQSRNLMTVHIAMDAGMENVTNTFRRVGIGDYENYPAFALGAGDTTVMRMVNAYSALFDHGQQHKGTLIDYVQDRRGKVIYRSDNRACTGCNMPEWDGKPMPRLGDNGKQVLDPRTAFQVLHMMEGVVQRGTAVRLRSLGMPLAGKTGTTSGPTNAWFVGGGPDMIAGMYVGFDQPRNLGGWVQGGNTAGPIMKQFVEATRDRWSGRPFLAPKGIRMVRIDRRTGTRVFDAEPTSDPLTPVIWEAFKPDTEPRRKKRQDEIDAMRNMILAELRRVEKGPSRSSSSNGEQQENFAAEQGGIY; encoded by the coding sequence ATGGCCGACACCGACCAGTCTACCGGCGAGTACCTCCGCTATCGCATCCGCCGCGATGCCGGCGGGCTCGTCACGTGGTTCAGGCAGCAGTGGCGCGGCAAGTGGTGGTTCAAGTGGGTCTCGGGCGCACTGGGCGCCTTCCTCGTCGTCTGGATCGTCGGCTGGACGGTGCTTGCCAGCGGCCTTCCCGACGCCGGCAAGCTTGTCGATTACGAACCGCCGCTGCCAAGCGTGGTGCGCGGCGACGACGGCGAGATCGTCCATTCCTATGCCCGCGAACGCCGCGTGCAGCTCGAATTCCAGGACTTCCCGGCCCAGCTGATAAATGCCTACACCTCGGCTGAGGACAAGACCTTCTGGACTCACGGCGGCATCGACTTCGGCGGCTTCGTCGGCGCGGTCATCGACTATGTCAGCAAGATCGGTTCGGGCGAACGAGCGGTCGGCGGGTCGACCATCACCCAGCAGGTCGCCAAGAACATCCTCGTCGGCGACGAATATTCGATTACCCGCAAGCTCAAGGAAATGATTCTCGCGCGGCGCATCGAGGGTGTGCTGTCCAAGCAGGAAATCATCACCCTCTACCTGAACGAAATCCCGCTCGGGCGGCGCAGCTTCGGCGTGCAGGCGGCGAGCCGGGCCTATTTCGACAAGGATGTGGACCAGCTGACTCTGCCCGAAATGGCCTTCCTGGCGATCCTGCCCAAGGCGCCGGAACGTTACGGCCGCAGCAAATACCGCGACCTCGCCATAGAGCGCCGCAACTACGTTCTCGACGAGATGGTCGACAACGGTCACATCACGCAGGCCCAGGCCGAAGCGGCAAAGGCGGCTCCGCTGGGTCTCGCTACCCAGCGTTCGGACCCGCGTTCGGTCGATGCCGGTTATTTCCTCGAGGAAGTGCGCCGCGAGCTCATCGACAAGTACGGCGAGCAGGCCGACGACGGCCCGCACAGCGTTTATGCCGGCGGCCTGTGGATACGCACTTCGCTCGACCCCGAGATGCAGAATGCCGCTCGCGACGCGCTGCGCGACGGATTGCTGCGCTATTCGGCGGGCAAGGGCTGGCACGGGCCGGTGGCGAAGATCGACCCGGAGAAGGGCGACCTGAAGAAGCAGCTGGCCAGCAGCTATCTCGGCATCAACTACAAGAACTGGCGCATCGGCGTCGTGACCGAGCGCAGCGGCAACGCGGCGCGGATCGGCTTCGCCAGCGGAGAGGAGGCGCCGCTCACCGGGCTGCCCGACGCGCTCAAGGTGGGCGACGTGATCGCCGCTGCACCGAACGGCAGCTCATGGGCGGTCAGGACCGTCCCGGAAGTCTCCGGCGGGTTCGTGGCGATGGACCCGCACACCGGCCGAGTGGTCGCCATGCAGGGCGGGTTCGACAGCCGGCTGAGCGATTTCAATCGCGCCACGCAGGCGCTGCGCCAGCCCGGATCGACCATCAAGCCGTTCGTCTACGCCACCGGTCTCGACCAGGGAATGACCCCGGCGACAATGGTCCCCGATCAGACCTATTGCTACTATCAGGGCGCCAACCTGGGCGAGAAATGCTTCCGCAACTTCGGCGGCGGCGGGGGCGGCGAGCACACGATGCGCTGGGGGCTCGAACAGAGCCGAAACCTCATGACGGTGCACATCGCGATGGACGCCGGCATGGAGAACGTGACCAACACGTTCCGCCGCGTCGGCATCGGCGACTACGAAAACTACCCCGCCTTCGCGCTCGGAGCCGGCGACACCACGGTGATGCGCATGGTCAATGCCTATTCGGCGCTGTTCGACCACGGGCAGCAGCACAAGGGCACGCTGATAGATTATGTGCAGGACCGCCGGGGCAAGGTCATCTACCGCTCCGACAACCGGGCCTGCACCGGCTGCAACATGCCCGAATGGGACGGCAAGCCGATGCCGCGCCTCGGCGACAACGGCAAGCAGGTGCTCGATCCGCGCACGGCCTTCCAGGTGCTGCACATGATGGAAGGGGTCGTCCAGCGCGGCACCGCGGTGCGGCTGCGCTCGCTGGGAATGCCTCTGGCGGGCAAGACAGGGACCACGAGCGGCCCGACCAACGCCTGGTTCGTGGGCGGCGGCCCCGACATGATCGCCGGAATGTACGTCGGTTTCGACCAGCCGCGCAATCTCGGCGGCTGGGTCCAGGGCGGCAACACCGCGGGGCCGATCATGAAGCAGTTCGTGGAGGCGACGCGCGACCGCTGGAGCGGCCGCCCGTTCCTCGCGCCCAAGGGCATACGAATGGTCCGTATCGACCGACGCACCGGCACCCGCGTCTTCGATGCCGAGCCGACCAGCGATCCGCTGACGCCGGTCATCTGGGAGGCCTTCAAGCCCGATACCGAGCCGCGGCGGAAGAAGCGCCAGGACGAAATCGATGCAATGCGCAACATGATCCTCGCCGAATTGCGACGGGTCGAGAAAGGCCCCTCGCGCAGCTCGTCGTCCAATGGCGAGCAGCAGGAGAACTTCGCTGCCGAGCAGGGCGGGATCTACTAG